From a region of the Arvicanthis niloticus isolate mArvNil1 chromosome 6, mArvNil1.pat.X, whole genome shotgun sequence genome:
- the Ccdc154 gene encoding coiled-coil domain-containing protein 154 isoform X4: MSEGLASPEPLSVETSERYEYSGLAPGSLVPEQDTPKQWKQLEQWVAELQAEVVRLRGHKERCEHATLGLLRELLQVRARVHMQASELRQLRQEMQQAAWSPEKELELSGPQSQNQMQALDKRLVEVREALTHIRRKQALQDSERKHSEQEINLRLTNLTGMLSQEEQGREAACSTLQKNQEDTSQKVDLELAKMQAQMTKLNEEMSLRFLKREAKLCGFLQKSFLALEQRMKSSESTRLMAESSLREELESRWQKLHELTEERLRVLRAQREEEEGHLLEQCRGLDKAVVYLTKFVRQNQVSLNRVLMAEQKAREAKVSLEETQAGELASYVHENLEAVQTAGKLAQQETQDALELLQEKSQVLEGSVAGLDQQLKDLSDHCLALSWRLDLQEQTLDLKLSQAQTEWEGVERESLQDLAQWLKEVSAHLQEVQEKVNNLPQQIESVSNKCVLHKSDIDVKISAEGKAREFEVETVRQELATLLMSVQLLKEENPGRKIAEIQGQLATFQKQMIKLENSLQANKTIQNLKFNNETKLRTEEIATLRESMLRLWSEEGPWPLTLGSKRVFMSLVRQRFFIKDIALSELVSVNSWGVYQAVRWLHWKTVLLNLVAQKRPGVISAITQWKPAYEVTSLSMIQK; this comes from the exons GAACATGCCACATTGGGCCTGCTTCGTGAGCTGTTACAGGTCCGTGCCCGTGTGCATATGCAGGCCTCAGAGCTGCGGCAGCTGAGGCAAGAAATGCAGCAGGCAGCCTGGAGCCCAGAGAAGGAGTTAGAG TTATCTGGGCCCCAGAGCCAGAACCAGATGCAAGCCCTGGATAAAAG GCTAGTGGAGGTCCGGGAGGCTTTGACACACATCAGGAGGAAACAGGCTCTACAGGACTCAGAGCGGAAACATTCCGAGCAAGAGATAAACCTCAG ACTGACCAACCTGACTGGCATGCTGAGCCAAGAGGAGCAGGGCCGGGAAGCAGCCTGCAGCACCCTGCAGAAAAACCAAGAGGACACCAGCCAAAAGGTGGACCTTGAGTTGGCCAAGATGCAG GCCCAGATGACCAAACTCAACGAGGAGATGAGCCTCCGCTTCCTAAAGAGAGAGGCTAAGCTATGTGGTTTTCTACAGAAGAGTTTCCTGGCCTTGGAGCAG AGAATGAAATCCTCAGAGAGTACACGGCTGATGGCAGAGAGCAGCCTGCGAGAGGAACTGGAAAGCCGCTGGCAGAAGCTGCATGAACTGACAGAGGAGCGCTTGCGGGTCTTGCGGGCACAGCGTGAG gaggaggagggccaCCTACTGGAGCAGTGCCGGGGCCTAGACAAAGCTGTAGTCTATCTGACCAAGTTTGTGCGACAGAACCAGGTGTCACTGAATCGTGTCCTGATGGCTGAGCAGAAGGCTCG GGAGGCCAAGGTGAGCTTGGAGGAGACCCAGGCTGGGGAGTTGGCTTCATATGTCCATGAGAATCTGGAGGCTGTGCAGACGGCTGGCAAGCTAGCTCAGCAGGAAACACAGGATGCACTGGAGCTG CTCCAGGAGAAGAGCCAGGTCCTAGAGGGGTCAGTGGCAGGACTGGACCAGCAGTTGAAGGACCTGAGTGACCACTGTCTAGCTCTGAGCTGGAGGCTAGATCTGCAGGAGCAAACACTAGACCTGAAGCTATCCCAG GCACAGACTGAATGGGAAGGTGTGGAGAGGGAGTCGCTGCAGGATCTGGCCCAGTGGCTGAAAGAAGTCTCAGCTCACTTGCAGGAGGTGCAGGAGAAAGTGAACAACCTCCCCCAGCAG ATAGAAAGTGTCTCCAACAAGTGTGTTCTTCACAAGAGTGACATAGATGTGAAGATCTCTGCTGAGGGCAAGGCCAG GGAGTTTGAGGTTGAGACTGTGCGACAGGAGCTAGCTACCTTGCTGATGTCTGTGCAGCTTCTGAAAGAGGAGAACCCTGGACGGAAGATTGCAGAGATCCAGGGCCAGCTGGCCACG TTTCAGAAGCAAATGATAAAGCTGGAAAACAGCCTCCAGGccaacaaaaccatccagaacctGAAGTTTAATAATGAGACCAAACTG CGCACAGAAGAGATCGCAACCCTGCGTGAGAGCATGCTGCGCCTGTGGAGTGAGGAGGGACCCTGGCCACTGACGCTGGGCAGCAAGCGGGTATTTATGTCCCTGGTGAGGCAGCGGTTCTTCATCAAGGACATAGCCCTGAGCGAGCTGGTCTCTGTGAACTCCTGGGGAGTGTACCAGGCTGTGAG GTGGCTTCATTGGAAGACAGTCCTCTTGAACTTGGTGGCCCAGAAAAGGCCCGGAGTGATCTCAGCCATAACCCAATGGAAGCCTGCATATGAGGTCACATCTCTGAGTATGATCCAGAAATAA
- the Percc1 gene encoding protein PERCC1 → MAAGVIRSVCDFQLPLPSHKSFLPTDLEAPETSEEEEEEEEEEEEEEEEEEGDQDLQGEGLQECSPDSQSSGVAPQGPSSPETPMQLLRFSELISGDIQRYFGRKDTGQDPDAQDICADSQPASCSARDLYYADLVCLAQDGLPEDEEAAELRMHFPGGPEGQVHRLGHRGDRVPPLGPLAELFDYGLRQFSRPRVSACRRLRLERKYSHITPMTQRKLPPSFWKEPVPNPLGLLHPGTPDFSDLLASWSAEGGSELQSGGTQALEGTHLAEV, encoded by the coding sequence ATGGCTGCTGGTGTTATACGGTCTGTCTGTGACTTCCAGCTGCCCCTACCATCACACAAGTCTTTCCTGCCCACAGACCTGGAGGCTCCAGAAACttctgaagaagaggaggaggaggaagaagaggaggaggaggaagaggaagaagaagagggagaccAGGACCTGCAAGGTGAGGGGCTACAGGAATGCAGCCCAGACTCCCAGAGCTCAGGAGTAGCCCCTCAAGGTCCCAGCAGCCCTGAAACCCCAATGCAGCTGCTGCGCTTCTCAGAGCTCATCAGTGGTGACATCCAGAGATATTTTGGACGCAAGGACACAGGGCAAGACCCAGATGCCCAAGACATCTGTGctgacagccagccagccagctgttCTGCCCGGGATCTATACTATGCTGATCTCGTATGCCTGGCCCAGGATGGGCTCCCAGAGGATGAGGAGGCTGCTGAGCTCAGGATGCATTTCCCTGGGGGGCCTGAGGGTCAGGTGCACAGGCTGGGCCACAGAGGAGACAGGGTGCCACCACTGGGCCCCCTGGCCGAGCTCTTTGATTATGGCCTTCGGCAGTTCTCCAGACCCAGAGTGTCAGCTTGCCGAAGACTAAGGCTGGAGCGGAAGTACAGCCACATAACCCCCATGACCCAAAGAAAATTGCCTCCATCCTTCTGGAAGGAGCCTGTGCCCAACCCACTAGGCCTACTGCACCCGGGCACACCAGATTTTAGTGATCTGCTGGCCAGCTGGTCTGCTGAGGGTGGCTCTGAGTTGCAGAGTGGAGGCACCCAAGCTCTGGAGGGGACACATCTGGCTGAGGTCTAG
- the Ccdc154 gene encoding coiled-coil domain-containing protein 154 isoform X3 has protein sequence MSEGLASPEPLSVETSERYEYSGLAPGSLVPEQDTPKQWKQLEQWVAELQAEVVRLRGHKERCEHATLGLLRELLQVRARVHMQASELRQLRQEMQQAAWSPEKELELSGPQSQNQMQALDKRLVEVREALTHIRRKQALQDSERKHSEQEINLRLTNLTGMLSQEEQGREAACSTLQKNQEDTSQKVDLELAKMQAQMTKLNEEMSLRFLKREAKLCGFLQKSFLALEQLQQLVLSPQRMKSSESTRLMAESSLREELESRWQKLHELTEERLRVLRAQREEEEGHLLEQCRGLDKAVVYLTKFVRQNQVSLNRVLMAEQKAREAKVSLEETQAGELASYVHENLEAVQTAGKLAQQETQDALELLQEKSQVLEGSVAGLDQQLKDLSDHCLALSWRLDLQEQTLDLKLSQAQTEWEGVERESLQDLAQWLKEVSAHLQEVQEKVNNLPQQIESVSNKCVLHKSDIDVKISAEGKAREFEVETVRQELATLLMSVQLLKEENPGRKIAEIQGQLATFQKQMIKLENSLQANKTIQNLKFNNETKLRTEEIATLRESMLRLWSEEGPWPLTLGSKRVFMSLVRQRFFIKDIALSELVSVNSWGVYQAVRWLHWKTVLLNLVAQKRPGVISAITQWKPAYEVTSLSMIQK, from the exons GAACATGCCACATTGGGCCTGCTTCGTGAGCTGTTACAGGTCCGTGCCCGTGTGCATATGCAGGCCTCAGAGCTGCGGCAGCTGAGGCAAGAAATGCAGCAGGCAGCCTGGAGCCCAGAGAAGGAGTTAGAG TTATCTGGGCCCCAGAGCCAGAACCAGATGCAAGCCCTGGATAAAAG GCTAGTGGAGGTCCGGGAGGCTTTGACACACATCAGGAGGAAACAGGCTCTACAGGACTCAGAGCGGAAACATTCCGAGCAAGAGATAAACCTCAG ACTGACCAACCTGACTGGCATGCTGAGCCAAGAGGAGCAGGGCCGGGAAGCAGCCTGCAGCACCCTGCAGAAAAACCAAGAGGACACCAGCCAAAAGGTGGACCTTGAGTTGGCCAAGATGCAG GCCCAGATGACCAAACTCAACGAGGAGATGAGCCTCCGCTTCCTAAAGAGAGAGGCTAAGCTATGTGGTTTTCTACAGAAGAGTTTCCTGGCCTTGGAGCAG ttgcagCAGCTAGTGCTGTCTCCACAGAGAATGAAATCCTCAGAGAGTACACGGCTGATGGCAGAGAGCAGCCTGCGAGAGGAACTGGAAAGCCGCTGGCAGAAGCTGCATGAACTGACAGAGGAGCGCTTGCGGGTCTTGCGGGCACAGCGTGAG gaggaggagggccaCCTACTGGAGCAGTGCCGGGGCCTAGACAAAGCTGTAGTCTATCTGACCAAGTTTGTGCGACAGAACCAGGTGTCACTGAATCGTGTCCTGATGGCTGAGCAGAAGGCTCG GGAGGCCAAGGTGAGCTTGGAGGAGACCCAGGCTGGGGAGTTGGCTTCATATGTCCATGAGAATCTGGAGGCTGTGCAGACGGCTGGCAAGCTAGCTCAGCAGGAAACACAGGATGCACTGGAGCTG CTCCAGGAGAAGAGCCAGGTCCTAGAGGGGTCAGTGGCAGGACTGGACCAGCAGTTGAAGGACCTGAGTGACCACTGTCTAGCTCTGAGCTGGAGGCTAGATCTGCAGGAGCAAACACTAGACCTGAAGCTATCCCAG GCACAGACTGAATGGGAAGGTGTGGAGAGGGAGTCGCTGCAGGATCTGGCCCAGTGGCTGAAAGAAGTCTCAGCTCACTTGCAGGAGGTGCAGGAGAAAGTGAACAACCTCCCCCAGCAG ATAGAAAGTGTCTCCAACAAGTGTGTTCTTCACAAGAGTGACATAGATGTGAAGATCTCTGCTGAGGGCAAGGCCAG GGAGTTTGAGGTTGAGACTGTGCGACAGGAGCTAGCTACCTTGCTGATGTCTGTGCAGCTTCTGAAAGAGGAGAACCCTGGACGGAAGATTGCAGAGATCCAGGGCCAGCTGGCCACG TTTCAGAAGCAAATGATAAAGCTGGAAAACAGCCTCCAGGccaacaaaaccatccagaacctGAAGTTTAATAATGAGACCAAACTG CGCACAGAAGAGATCGCAACCCTGCGTGAGAGCATGCTGCGCCTGTGGAGTGAGGAGGGACCCTGGCCACTGACGCTGGGCAGCAAGCGGGTATTTATGTCCCTGGTGAGGCAGCGGTTCTTCATCAAGGACATAGCCCTGAGCGAGCTGGTCTCTGTGAACTCCTGGGGAGTGTACCAGGCTGTGAG GTGGCTTCATTGGAAGACAGTCCTCTTGAACTTGGTGGCCCAGAAAAGGCCCGGAGTGATCTCAGCCATAACCCAATGGAAGCCTGCATATGAGGTCACATCTCTGAGTATGATCCAGAAATAA